The following is a genomic window from Desulfofarcimen acetoxidans DSM 771.
GAACAGCATTAAGAAGTTCTTTCTGGTGTTCTCCTGGGTGATATGGTTCTATTTCATCACCTTTAATTATTAAGCCGTTTTCAGTTTTTACGTCTGGTCTTTTCATCCATGACCAGTAATATATTGATGGTCCAGCCATTAATACACCTCCAACCATAATGTAAGCATATTTTTATTTTTAATAAGCATACGCATAATGTAAGCATCTGAAAAATATACATGTGCTTACATATAGTCTATAATTAAGTTAGTCAAAAGTCAATAAGGAGTGAAATGTAAAATGTTGCGATTACGTCAAGAACGTCAACAGAGAGGTTTGACTCAGGTCAAGTTATCGGGAATGACTGGGATTGCTTCAACTGATATTTCTGCAATTGAAAATGGATGGAAAAGACCGTACCCCGGTTGGAAGAAACGTATTGCCAAAGCGCTTGGAGTATATGGTCCAAAAGCGGATCAACTGTTTGAGGAGATACGATAAGTGGAACGAAAATCAGAGCAGCTTAAAGAAGATGCTAAGAAGTCCCTTCGCGAAACAATCGAAGCAGCAGAAGTGGCTGTAATATTGGGATTAAGCACCTGGAGCGTATATGATTTGGTGCGAAAAAAAGCCATCCCTCATATACGGATCGGAAAAAGGCGGGTACTATTTAGGCGGTCAAGCATTCTTCGATTCTTAACGGAACAGGAAGTAGCTAGTACACGGGTAGAGGAACCGGAGAAGTGTAAAATTAGGCAGCTAAAATAAATACAAAAGCCCGGTAGCGGGCCGGGCAAGCATGGGAATAAGGTGACATGATATGTTAAAACCAATCTTAGAATATATGCCTGATGGCAGATTAGACGAAAGGCTTATCCGTGGTGCTGCATCTGGTATGAGTGAATCAGTTCCCAGTGACGGTGGCTTTCTCATTCAGCAAGATTTCACTTCTGAGCTATTAAAAAGGACATATGAAACCGGTATCATTGCAAGCCGGTGCCGTAAACTTCCAATTAGCACAAACGCTAACGGCATGAAAATAAATGCAATTGATGAAAACAGTCGGGCCACTGGTTCCCGCTTGGGTGGTATTAGGGCTTACTGGGCCGCTGAAGCTGAAACTGTGGCAGCATCTAAGCCTAAATTCAGGCAGATGGAGCTTAACTTACAAAAGCTTATTGGTTTGTGTTATGCAACGGATGAGCTTTTAGCAGATCAAGCCACTCTTGAATCAGTATTAATGGATGGTTTTGCTGAAGAATTTGGATTCCTTGTTGACGATGCTGTAATCCGGGGTACTGGTGTAGGAATGCCTCTGGGGATCTTAAATTCAAATGCAGTTGTCACTGTTCCAAAGGAAAATGCTCAGGCGGCCAGGAGTCTTACAGCAGAGAACATTATAAATATGTGGGCAAGGTTATGGGCTCGTTCTCAACCTAATGCAGTTTGGTTAATTAACCAAGATATAATCCCGGAATTATATCAACTTAAGATCCCTATTGGTACTGCTGGACAACTTCTTTATATGCCGGCAAATGGTTTAAGTGAAATGCCTTATGGCACCTTATTTGGTCGGCCGGTTATCCCTGTTGAGTATTGCGAAACATTAGGTACAAAAGGGGATATTATACTGGCGGATTTTGGGCAGTACGTTATTGCTGATAAAGGTGGGGTTACCTCCGCTGTTAGTATTCATGTGCGCTTCATTTACGATGAGCAGTGCTTTAGATTCACATACCGTGTTTCAGGTCAAAGTTTCTGGAATGCACCTCTAAGCCCATACCGTGGGACTAATACCATAAGTCCGTTTGTAGTATTAGAAACCCGCGTTTAATTCACTTAAACCGGGGGAATGACGGTCCCCGTTT
Proteins encoded in this region:
- a CDS encoding helix-turn-helix domain-containing protein, whose protein sequence is MLRLRQERQQRGLTQVKLSGMTGIASTDISAIENGWKRPYPGWKKRIAKALGVYGPKADQLFEEIR
- a CDS encoding helix-turn-helix transcriptional regulator, encoding MERKSEQLKEDAKKSLRETIEAAEVAVILGLSTWSVYDLVRKKAIPHIRIGKRRVLFRRSSILRFLTEQEVASTRVEEPEKCKIRQLK
- a CDS encoding phage major capsid protein produces the protein MLKPILEYMPDGRLDERLIRGAASGMSESVPSDGGFLIQQDFTSELLKRTYETGIIASRCRKLPISTNANGMKINAIDENSRATGSRLGGIRAYWAAEAETVAASKPKFRQMELNLQKLIGLCYATDELLADQATLESVLMDGFAEEFGFLVDDAVIRGTGVGMPLGILNSNAVVTVPKENAQAARSLTAENIINMWARLWARSQPNAVWLINQDIIPELYQLKIPIGTAGQLLYMPANGLSEMPYGTLFGRPVIPVEYCETLGTKGDIILADFGQYVIADKGGVTSAVSIHVRFIYDEQCFRFTYRVSGQSFWNAPLSPYRGTNTISPFVVLETRV